A genomic segment from Stegostoma tigrinum isolate sSteTig4 chromosome 1, sSteTig4.hap1, whole genome shotgun sequence encodes:
- the LOC125458744 gene encoding interleukin-8-like yields the protein MKTQTICLLLATIVFSLATQGLCIGNITNSRCKCATVVSRFIPPKKYQHVDIYPQGSFCRNVEIIITLKSGTKVCVNPQTLWVKKVINLINEETEASTASNSNGSQNE from the exons ATGAAGACCCAAACAATCTGTTTGCTGTTGGCAACAATTGTATTCAGCCTGGCTACTCAAG GCCTGTGCATTGGAAACATAACAAACTCGAGATGCAAATGTGCCACAGTTGTCTCTCGTTTCATTCCACCAAAAAAATATCAGCACGTTGACATCTATCCTCAGGGTTCCTTCTGCAGAAATGTAGAAATTAT AATTACCCTGAAGAGTGGGACAAAAGTCTGTGTGAATCCCCAAACACTTTGGGTCAAAAAGGTTATTAATCTCATTAATGAAGA AACAGAAGCCTCTACTGCATCAAATTCAAATGGTTCACAAAATGAATGA
- the LOC125462001 gene encoding interleukin-8-like — MKNQMVRLLLGTIVICLATHGLCMGMITNSRCKCAKVTSKLIHPRRWQDVSIFKQGSFCRKVEIIITLKKGRKVCVKPNVQWIQQVISNLNEQATYIKEFTTEESST; from the exons ATGAAGAATCAAATGGTACGTTTGCTGTTGGGAACAATTGTGATCTGCTTGGCCACTCACG GTCTCTGTATGGGAATGATAACAAACTCAAGGTGCAAATGTGCGAAAGTCACCTCTAAATTAATTCATCCAAGGAGATGGCAAGATGTCAGTATCTTTAAACAGGGGTCTTTCTGCAGGAAAGTGGAAATTAT AATTACCCTGAAGAAGGGGAGAAAGGTCTGTGTCAAACCCAACGTTCAATGGATCCAGCAAGTTATTTCCAACCTCAATGAACA AGCAACCTATATTAAAGAATTTACTACAGAAGAGTCATCAACCTGA